A DNA window from Luteolibacter luteus contains the following coding sequences:
- a CDS encoding 3-keto-disaccharide hydrolase encodes MILPRLLSYIVLSMPFACTLGADESGGFKPLFNGKDLSGWVPCNVAADTFSVKDGMIVTTGQPIGFMRTERMYENFVIELDWRHLKEAGNSGLFIWGEGLPAPGVPYARGIEVQILDLGYAKNDGNSRWFTTHGDIFPIWGATMTPTGKVAPQGVRSFPAEELTLPSPQWNHYRVECKDGEIRLSVNGKEVTTGKECTPRKGFICLESEGTECHFRNIRIKELPSTNASPEQTARGYEGFVPLFNGKDMGGWRSSNELAWSSDGVAFTAKSSEEASASPLVSEKEFGDCVLCIDWRSKEQIPADRPLIKIRNLPVVASASANKPGEWNRLFITLDGKTASVEQNGQVIRKDLDLTGMPEQGAITLEHAGDGLEFRNLFLKELR; translated from the coding sequence ATGATCCTGCCTCGTCTCCTTTCCTACATCGTGCTCTCAATGCCGTTCGCTTGTACTCTCGGAGCTGATGAGTCCGGCGGGTTCAAGCCGCTCTTCAATGGCAAGGATCTGAGCGGATGGGTTCCTTGCAACGTCGCGGCAGACACCTTCTCGGTGAAGGACGGGATGATCGTCACCACCGGCCAGCCGATCGGATTCATGCGGACCGAACGGATGTACGAGAACTTCGTCATCGAGCTCGACTGGCGGCACCTGAAGGAGGCCGGCAACAGCGGCCTCTTCATCTGGGGCGAGGGCCTGCCAGCTCCCGGCGTTCCCTACGCCAGGGGCATCGAAGTCCAGATCCTCGACCTGGGCTACGCGAAGAACGACGGCAACAGCCGCTGGTTCACCACCCACGGTGACATCTTCCCCATTTGGGGTGCGACGATGACGCCGACGGGCAAGGTCGCACCGCAGGGCGTGCGCAGCTTCCCCGCCGAGGAACTCACCCTCCCCTCGCCCCAATGGAACCACTACCGGGTGGAGTGCAAGGACGGCGAGATCCGTCTCTCGGTGAACGGCAAGGAGGTCACGACCGGGAAAGAATGCACCCCCCGCAAGGGCTTCATCTGCCTGGAGAGCGAGGGCACGGAATGCCACTTCAGGAACATCCGGATCAAGGAACTCCCCTCCACGAACGCTTCACCCGAGCAGACCGCTCGCGGCTACGAGGGCTTCGTCCCACTTTTCAACGGCAAGGACATGGGTGGATGGCGCAGTTCCAACGAACTCGCATGGTCATCCGATGGCGTGGCCTTTACCGCCAAGTCCAGCGAGGAGGCGTCGGCAAGTCCCCTCGTCTCCGAGAAGGAATTCGGAGACTGCGTGCTATGCATCGACTGGCGCTCGAAGGAGCAGATCCCTGCCGATCGTCCGTTGATAAAAATACGCAACCTGCCTGTCGTCGCCAGCGCCTCGGCCAACAAGCCCGGCGAGTGGAACCGTCTCTTCATCACCCTCGATGGTAAGACGGCGAGTGTGGAGCAGAACGGCCAAGTGATCCGGAAGGACCTTGATCTCACAGGAATGCCCGAGCAAGGAGCGATCACGCTTGAGCACGCCGGTGACGGGCTTGAGTTCCGCAACCTCTTCCTCAAGGAACTTAGGTGA
- a CDS encoding sugar phosphate isomerase/epimerase family protein: MLRRQFLATTAFAASSAPFGLRAEAATGAEKPLPIKLSLKCGMANFGANLEEKFRTLKELGYDGVELDSPGGQDKEEALAASKATGLPIHGVVDSIHWKTRLSDPSEEIREQGLQGLLTAIRESHAVGGSAVLLVPGVVDAKTSHDVAWARSIEQIRKALPLAAELGVHVLIENVWNRMFYTEDGGPAQSAEKLAKYIDEINSPWVGSYFDIGNHQRFGKPAEWIRTLGKRIVKLDCKDWGVKGGFGKIGEGDVEWAEVRKALREIGYTGWATAEVEGGDAKACGEILAQMKKLLLGMA, translated from the coding sequence ATGCTCCGCCGTCAATTCCTCGCCACCACCGCCTTCGCTGCTAGCTCCGCGCCCTTTGGCCTCCGTGCCGAAGCCGCCACCGGGGCGGAAAAGCCGCTGCCGATCAAGCTTTCCCTGAAGTGCGGGATGGCGAACTTCGGTGCGAATCTGGAGGAGAAATTCCGCACGCTGAAGGAACTCGGATACGATGGCGTGGAGCTCGACTCCCCCGGCGGACAGGACAAGGAGGAAGCCCTCGCCGCTTCGAAGGCCACCGGCCTGCCGATCCATGGCGTGGTGGACTCCATCCACTGGAAGACCCGCCTTTCCGATCCCTCCGAGGAGATCCGCGAGCAGGGCCTGCAAGGTCTCCTCACCGCGATCCGCGAGAGCCACGCGGTCGGAGGCTCCGCCGTTCTGCTGGTGCCAGGCGTGGTCGATGCAAAGACGAGTCACGACGTGGCTTGGGCGCGCTCAATTGAGCAAATCCGCAAGGCTCTCCCGCTCGCCGCGGAACTCGGCGTGCATGTGCTGATCGAGAACGTGTGGAACCGGATGTTCTACACCGAAGATGGCGGACCTGCCCAATCCGCGGAGAAGCTCGCGAAGTACATCGATGAAATCAATTCTCCCTGGGTCGGCTCGTATTTCGACATCGGCAATCACCAGCGCTTCGGCAAGCCGGCAGAATGGATCCGCACGCTGGGCAAGCGCATCGTGAAGCTGGATTGCAAGGACTGGGGCGTGAAAGGCGGCTTCGGAAAGATCGGTGAAGGAGATGTCGAATGGGCCGAGGTGAGAAAGGCGTTGCGCGAGATCGGCTATACCGGCTGGGCCACGGCGGAAGTGGAAGGCGGCGATGCGAAAGCCTGCGGCGAAATCCTCGCCCAAATGAAGAAACTTCTGCTGGGAATGGCGTAA
- a CDS encoding alpha-amylase family glycosyl hydrolase: MIESPRPVIYQLLPRLFGNTVETRKINGTLAENGCGKFADINDAALASLKLMGFTHLWLTGVLEQASGSAYPDRPADAPDILKGLAGSPYAIKDYFDVCPDYAIDPAKRLDEFKDLLDRCHAHGFKVLIDFVPNHVARSYQSDVRPELSFGTNDDRGCFFHRDNHFFYLRPTDPGGGPPLRLPTSDIPGCTGLFPMETDAGRVSGNNVISWAPSIHDWYETVKLNYGHDFTCGRDTSHLPGPDASPDEVPSTWRTMDQILAYWQAMGVDGFRVDMAHMIPMEFWHWSVKRARARAPHVFFSAEAYDNDPAKLCEAQVLDCLLDAGFDAVYDDPVYDALMDLHDGSNKWANDLDQLTFTGTRFHRSLRYAENHDEVRLASPKEWGGLGMAVGRPVTAVLFGMGRGPLMIYSGQEVGEPAEGREGFGGDDARSTIFDYWSMPELVKWINGHRYDGGRLSSEQRELRDWYARLIAVTAEPAFTRGEFYGLNHANKENPAFGRVGNETYSGHWLYAYLRRDPGSGQAFLVIANFHGSEVLENVRVIIPHHALGWLEIGLEKELRFEDRLAGHASLTAPVASLPDHGLCLPALPPMSAMMMELR; encoded by the coding sequence ATGATCGAATCCCCGCGGCCCGTCATCTATCAGCTTCTCCCGCGTCTCTTCGGCAATACGGTCGAAACCCGGAAGATCAATGGCACTCTGGCGGAAAATGGCTGCGGGAAGTTCGCGGATATCAATGACGCGGCTTTGGCCTCGCTGAAGCTCATGGGCTTCACCCATCTCTGGCTCACCGGGGTTCTGGAGCAGGCCAGCGGCAGCGCCTATCCGGATCGCCCGGCGGATGCTCCGGATATCCTCAAGGGCCTCGCCGGCAGTCCTTATGCGATCAAGGATTACTTCGATGTCTGCCCCGACTACGCCATCGATCCCGCGAAACGGCTCGATGAATTCAAGGATCTGTTAGACCGTTGCCATGCCCACGGCTTCAAGGTCCTCATCGACTTCGTCCCGAATCACGTCGCCCGTTCTTATCAATCCGATGTCCGGCCCGAGCTCTCCTTCGGCACAAATGACGACCGTGGCTGCTTCTTCCATCGGGACAACCACTTCTTCTACCTGCGTCCCACCGATCCCGGTGGCGGTCCTCCCTTGAGGTTGCCCACCTCCGACATTCCGGGCTGCACCGGGCTCTTCCCCATGGAAACGGATGCGGGCCGGGTTAGTGGGAACAACGTGATCTCATGGGCACCCTCGATCCACGATTGGTACGAGACCGTGAAGCTGAATTACGGCCACGACTTCACCTGCGGCCGTGACACCTCGCATCTCCCCGGCCCCGATGCGTCGCCGGATGAAGTGCCGAGCACCTGGCGGACGATGGATCAGATCCTCGCTTATTGGCAGGCGATGGGCGTTGATGGTTTCCGCGTGGACATGGCCCACATGATCCCGATGGAGTTCTGGCACTGGTCCGTGAAGCGCGCCCGCGCTCGGGCCCCGCATGTTTTTTTCTCCGCCGAAGCTTACGACAATGATCCCGCGAAGCTTTGCGAGGCCCAGGTGCTCGATTGTCTCCTGGATGCGGGCTTCGATGCCGTCTACGACGACCCTGTCTACGACGCCCTGATGGATCTTCACGATGGATCCAACAAATGGGCAAACGACCTGGACCAGCTGACCTTCACCGGCACGCGCTTTCATCGCTCGCTACGCTACGCGGAGAACCACGATGAGGTCCGCCTCGCCAGCCCTAAGGAATGGGGTGGCCTTGGAATGGCGGTCGGCAGGCCTGTCACTGCGGTGCTCTTCGGCATGGGCCGCGGACCACTGATGATCTATAGCGGGCAGGAAGTCGGCGAGCCCGCCGAGGGCCGCGAGGGATTCGGCGGTGATGATGCGCGCAGCACGATCTTCGACTACTGGTCGATGCCGGAGCTGGTGAAGTGGATCAATGGACATCGCTACGATGGCGGTCGCTTGAGCTCAGAGCAGCGGGAGTTGCGGGACTGGTATGCTAGGCTGATCGCCGTGACCGCAGAGCCCGCCTTCACCCGCGGCGAGTTCTACGGGCTAAATCACGCCAACAAGGAGAACCCCGCTTTCGGACGTGTCGGCAACGAGACTTATAGCGGGCACTGGCTCTACGCCTACCTGAGGCGTGATCCCGGGAGCGGGCAGGCATTCCTTGTAATCGCGAATTTCCACGGGAGCGAGGTGTTGGAGAACGTCCGCGTGATCATCCCGCATCATGCACTGGGATGGCTCGAGATTGGCTTGGAGAAAGAGCTGCGTTTTGAAGATCGGCTTGCGGGCCATGCTTCGCTAACCGCACCCGTCGCGAGCCTTCCCGATCATGGACTCTGCTTGCCTGCGCTTCCCCCCATGAGCGCCATGATGATGGAACTGAGGTGA